The Paenibacillus dendritiformis region TCAGCCAATGCCCGCCGGGCTCCGCTTCGCTGCCGGCGGGCGCCTCGCCTCCGTCGCCGCCGCCCAGAACCGGTCCGGCTGCGGCAGCGTAGGCGGCCGGATAGCTGTGCCCGGCCTTCAGCTCAGCACGCAGCCGGCCAGCGAATCCGTCCGGCTCGCGGGCCAGCGCCTTGGCGGCCCCGCGCAGCCGCTTCAGGTCGCCGGATTCGCTGCCGAAGCACAGCGCGTCGACGACGCCGGTCGCCTGCAGCGTCGCGACCGCGCCGTAGGCGAACCATTCGGCCGGTTGGACAGCGTACGCGACCGGCAGCTCCAGCACGAGGTCGACGCCGGCGGCCAGCGCCATATCCGTACGCGCCCATTTGTCGGCCAGCGCCGGTTCGCCCCGCTGCAGGAAATGGCCGCTCATGACCGCGACGGCGGCTTCCGCCTCGGCCGCCAGCTTCGATTGCTCCAAATGATACAAATGCCCGTTATGAAGCGGGTTATATTCAACAACGATTCCGACCGTTTTCATATCACTCTTCCTTTCGATCACAGAATAAGGTAAGATGGTGATTCATGGACAGAAGGGTGAACTGGCTGCCCGTCCGGAGGGCCGTCAGGCCGCCGCGGCGCTCCTGAATTTCCCATCCGATCATACCATGAACATGGAGCGATCGGCGAATTTTTGGCGGAGAGACAGAGGATGTTCCGGTAACCTGTCAAACGAATTTGGTTGACAAAGCATGACGTTAATCGCTATAATTAATTTTGTTTGTTTGGAGTGATGTTATGAACATTCATTTTCGGGACATTGCCGCAAAAGGACAGGAAACACGCATTCAATCGGCATTTTCCGCTAGCGATGTGGTTCGGGACCGCAAAGATATTTCCATACCCGACCCGGTGACCGTGGATTTGACGGCAAGGGCGGAAGGCGAAGGACAGATTGGCGTGCATGGCCAGCTGACCGCACGGTTGGAACTGGTATGTTCGCGTTGTTTGACGTCGTTTACCGAGACATACGTCATTCCGTTCGATGAGCAATTCAAGCTGACAGACTCTACTGATCTTTCCCCGGAGGAAGAAGAGGACGACGTCATTGCGGTGACGGAAGACCTTATCGACCTGCAGCCTTATGTGGAAGTAGCGCTATTGCTGGCCTTGCCGTTCGCGCCGCTGTGCAGCGAATCATGCAAGGGCTTGTGCCCGACCTGTGGCACGAACCGCAACGAGCAGTCCTGTGGCTGTTCGAACGAGCGCATCGACCCGAGACTGGCGGGGTTACAAGATTTCTTCAAGAAATAAATAGCGACAGTAGAAGTATTCTGTCCAGGAAGAGCGCTGGCCGCACTTTTTGGACAGCCCTGGAAGAGCACGTAACTTGGGTAAGGAGGTGTAGAACATGGCAGTACCTCAAAGAAGAACGTCGAAGACTCGTCGTGACAAGCGCCGTACGCACTTTAAATTGTCTGTGCCTGGCATGGTGAAGTGCGCACAATGCGGAGAGTTGAAATTGGCTCACCATGTATGCAAAGTGTGCGGAACATACAAAGCAAGAGAGATCATCAAACAATAATGACTCATAAGAAAAGGCAGTGCTTCGCCAACGGTGGGGCGCTGTTTTTTTATAAATCGACGCTGATTTCATAACTTCTGCTTTTCTTTGCCGGCGATTTTATATATACTGGATTAGTACCAGGTTCTAATGGCTCCTATTAACGGCCTCTTCATTTGTGAAGATGAGATAAAGTAATTATTCCGATTATATTCCGAGGCTCCGAAGTCGATGTGACGATCCGGACAACAGGACAAGAAGGTGGTGCGGGGTCATCCAACGTTTGCCGAAGCGACAGCGTCAACAGCAGTTGGCGAAAATCATAGAGGAAAATCCGTTTGTAACCGATCAGGAACTGACCCGCATGCTGAAGGTCAGTATCCAGACCATTCGCCTCGACCGGATGGAGCTGGCCATCCCGGAGCTGAGGGAGCGCTTGAAGATGATGGCGGAGCAGACCTACGATCAGGTGCGGTCGCTGCCGCTCCATGAAGTGGTCGGAGATATTGTGG contains the following coding sequences:
- a CDS encoding YceD family protein: MNIHFRDIAAKGQETRIQSAFSASDVVRDRKDISIPDPVTVDLTARAEGEGQIGVHGQLTARLELVCSRCLTSFTETYVIPFDEQFKLTDSTDLSPEEEEDDVIAVTEDLIDLQPYVEVALLLALPFAPLCSESCKGLCPTCGTNRNEQSCGCSNERIDPRLAGLQDFFKK
- the rpmF gene encoding 50S ribosomal protein L32, with product MAVPQRRTSKTRRDKRRTHFKLSVPGMVKCAQCGELKLAHHVCKVCGTYKAREIIKQ